From Chloroflexota bacterium, a single genomic window includes:
- a CDS encoding DNA adenine methylase, translating into MRVRASPFVKWAGGKTQLLIPYAPLFPPTFNRYYEPFLGGGAVFFFLQPPNSFLSDTNEELINAYWVVRDWVEPLIESLRRHVNDRDYYYFIRAQDPAKMTHIERASRLIFLNKTCYNGLYRVNRDGRFNVPFGRYRNPKICDEEGLRAASMALQGTHLRVADFADAVADAQAGDFVYLDPPYHPLNSTSSFTSYAMDDFKESDQRRLAEVYRELDRRGCLLMLSNSYTPLILDLYRGFRIEIVEARRAISSVGHKRGPVREVVVLNYEGGRYAKNTGPSVGEDLRS; encoded by the coding sequence TTGCGTGTCAGGGCCAGTCCGTTTGTCAAGTGGGCAGGTGGAAAGACGCAACTGTTGATCCCGTATGCTCCACTTTTCCCCCCGACGTTCAATCGCTACTACGAACCTTTCTTGGGTGGCGGGGCCGTATTCTTCTTTCTCCAACCTCCAAATTCCTTTTTGAGCGACACAAATGAGGAATTAATCAACGCGTATTGGGTCGTCCGTGATTGGGTGGAGCCTCTTATCGAATCTTTGCGTCGGCATGTGAACGACAGAGATTACTACTACTTCATTCGTGCTCAAGACCCTGCGAAGATGACTCATATTGAACGCGCTTCGCGACTCATCTTTCTAAACAAGACTTGCTACAATGGCCTTTACCGCGTGAACCGAGATGGGCGATTCAATGTACCTTTCGGGCGCTATAGGAATCCAAAGATTTGCGATGAGGAGGGACTGAGAGCAGCGAGTATGGCGCTTCAAGGAACTCACCTGCGAGTTGCCGATTTCGCTGACGCTGTGGCAGATGCTCAGGCGGGAGATTTTGTTTACCTCGACCCGCCCTATCACCCTCTTAACTCTACATCTAGTTTCACCAGTTATGCGATGGACGATTTCAAGGAATCAGACCAAAGGCGCCTTGCTGAGGTCTATCGAGAGTTGGATCGAAGGGGTTGCCTCTTGATGTTGAGCAACTCGTATACGCCGCTGATCCTGGACTTGTATCGCGGTTTTCGCATCGAAATTGTAGAAGCCAGACGCGCCATCAGTTCCGTTGGGCACAAGCGTGGCCCAGTGCGCGAAGTGGTGGTT